In Saccharicrinis fermentans DSM 9555 = JCM 21142, a genomic segment contains:
- a CDS encoding transposase domain-containing protein has product MYSLLGCCKASDVNPREWLTDVFSKIALYNSNYDLDLADLLPHNWKKSNSCQNIPKNTH; this is encoded by the coding sequence ATGTACTCACTACTGGGATGCTGCAAAGCCAGTGATGTAAATCCTCGCGAATGGCTTACAGATGTATTTTCTAAGATTGCGTTATACAACAGCAATTATGATTTAGACTTGGCTGATCTTTTGCCGCACAATTGGAAAAAGTCTAATAGTTGTCAGAATATTCCAAAAAACACCCACTAA
- the istB gene encoding IS21-like element helper ATPase IstB translates to MKLLDQIKNYADILRLTKMKNEPEAVLHQAQIDKPSYQEFALQLLQREVQHRKKTDLDRRMKLARLPKDHNLDKYDFNMANGMTVPQLKQLRELLCMEQNYNLILMGPSGTGKTYVAAGLINDAVKSGHKAYFITMEELITVLKMKEMISGALNTYNRLLKAHLVAIDDIMLFPIKKHEAVAFFNLINHLHEQTSVIITTNKSPQQWAEMLDDEVLATALLDRLLFKCEVVKLEGKSYRMENRKTIFEQQSTL, encoded by the coding sequence ATGAAGCTATTAGATCAAATTAAAAACTATGCCGATATTTTACGGCTAACAAAGATGAAAAACGAACCAGAAGCAGTGCTTCATCAGGCACAGATAGATAAACCATCTTATCAGGAATTTGCATTACAGCTCTTGCAAAGAGAGGTGCAGCACAGAAAGAAAACAGATCTTGACAGGAGAATGAAATTAGCCCGATTACCCAAAGATCACAACCTGGACAAGTATGACTTTAACATGGCAAATGGTATGACTGTGCCTCAACTGAAACAATTACGGGAATTATTATGCATGGAACAAAATTATAACCTGATACTAATGGGCCCCTCAGGAACAGGAAAAACGTATGTGGCGGCAGGACTGATTAACGATGCTGTAAAATCTGGTCATAAAGCTTACTTTATCACAATGGAGGAACTAATAACGGTGTTAAAAATGAAAGAAATGATATCTGGTGCGCTTAACACTTATAATCGTCTTTTAAAGGCTCATTTAGTGGCTATAGACGATATAATGCTTTTTCCTATTAAGAAACATGAAGCAGTTGCATTTTTCAACCTGATAAATCATCTGCACGAACAAACGTCTGTAATAATCACAACAAACAAATCCCCTCAGCAATGGGCAGAAATGCTCGATGATGAAGTCTTGGCAACTGCTTTGTTAGATAGATTATTGTTTAAATGTGAAGTTGTAAAACTCGAAGGTAAAAGTTACAGAATGGAAAACAGAAAAACAATCTTCGAGCAGCAATCAACCCTCTGA
- the tnpA gene encoding IS66 family insertion sequence element accessory protein TnpA yields MYKDYQESGLNIKDFCTNQDLAPSTFYYWRNKLEEALAHEPDSFVPLE; encoded by the coding sequence TTGTATAAGGATTACCAGGAATCAGGTTTGAACATAAAAGATTTCTGTACCAACCAAGATTTGGCTCCTTCCACTTTTTACTATTGGCGAAACAAATTGGAAGAGGCATTAGCACATGAGCCAGATAGCTTTGTTCCACTAGAATGA